The following are from one region of the Nymphaea colorata isolate Beijing-Zhang1983 chromosome 7, ASM883128v2, whole genome shotgun sequence genome:
- the LOC116257188 gene encoding TPD1 protein homolog 1-like: MEEKKEKEIKVPQNISSMAASKNLFLASLLLAILLRATAQCPEGKLDIAVVETGRTVAGKMEWKVTVTNICFCTQSNLVLNCPDFSTAEAIDDAVFRQVDHGHCLVRGGEPIHGDETVTFKYAADRQTRFSYSSSTISCS; this comes from the exons ATGGAAG agaagaaggagaaagaaatcaAGGTACCGCAGAACATATCATCCATGGCTGCTTCTAAGAATCTCTTTCTTGCGTCTCTCCTTCTAGCAATCCTGCTTCGTG CCACGGCTCAGTGCCCGGAAGGCAAGCTCGACATCGCCGTGGTGGAGACCGGCCGGACGGTGGCCGGAAAGATGGAGTGGAAGGTGACCGTGACCAACATTTGCTTCTGCACGCAATCGAACTTGGTGCTGAACTGCCCCGACTTCTCCACCGCCGAGGCGATCGACGATGCCGTTTTCAGGCAGGTGGACCACGGCCACTGCCTCGTCAGGGGCGGAGAGCCCATCCACGGCGATGAAACCGTCACTTTCAAATACGCAGCCGACCGCCAGACTCGCTTCTCCTACTCTTCTTCCACAATCTCCTGCTCTTAG